One window of the Chryseobacterium camelliae genome contains the following:
- a CDS encoding bifunctional transcriptional activator/DNA repair enzyme AdaA, whose product MKLTEKIMYEASYTKDVSFEGIFWMGVKTTGIFCRPTCTARKPKFENVEFFFNTKEAMLKGYRPCKVCQPLENLDATPQYIKELLKEISDDPTLKLKDYDLVQRGLEPATVRRWFLKHHGITFHAFQRMSKLNTAFKKLRQGESVTEVAFDMGYDSLSGFNEGFKNIFGVSPKNTHMEKVIDLKRIETMLGTMIACADEHGICLLEFSDRKALPTELKSIAEYFKANIIQGENPHFITLEEELKDYFEGTRTRFSVPLSPVGTDFQKEVWRVLQEIPYGTTRTYQEQADILGNRKSVRAVANANGLNKISIIIPCHRVIGSNGHLTGYGGGIWRKQKLLELEKAILF is encoded by the coding sequence ATGAAGCTTACCGAAAAAATAATGTATGAGGCCTCTTATACCAAAGACGTTTCATTTGAAGGGATATTCTGGATGGGGGTAAAAACCACGGGAATATTCTGCAGACCGACTTGTACAGCACGAAAACCTAAATTTGAAAATGTAGAATTTTTTTTCAATACCAAAGAGGCAATGCTAAAGGGCTACCGTCCCTGTAAAGTATGCCAGCCTTTGGAAAACCTTGATGCAACACCGCAGTATATCAAAGAGTTGCTGAAAGAAATTTCAGATGATCCAACGCTGAAGCTTAAAGATTATGATCTTGTACAAAGAGGCCTGGAACCGGCTACCGTCCGCAGGTGGTTTTTAAAACACCATGGAATCACGTTTCATGCTTTCCAGAGGATGTCAAAACTCAATACGGCTTTCAAAAAGCTCCGTCAGGGAGAATCCGTTACAGAAGTAGCTTTTGATATGGGATATGACAGCCTGAGCGGTTTTAACGAGGGCTTTAAAAATATTTTTGGGGTATCCCCTAAAAATACTCACATGGAAAAGGTCATTGACCTTAAGAGAATAGAAACCATGCTGGGAACCATGATCGCCTGCGCCGATGAGCACGGAATCTGCCTTCTGGAGTTTTCAGACAGGAAAGCGCTTCCCACAGAGCTGAAGAGTATCGCAGAATATTTTAAGGCGAATATTATTCAGGGAGAAAATCCTCATTTTATTACTCTGGAAGAAGAACTGAAAGATTATTTCGAAGGAACAAGAACCCGGTTCTCCGTTCCGCTTTCTCCGGTAGGAACCGATTTCCAGAAAGAAGTGTGGAGGGTTCTGCAGGAAATTCCTTACGGAACAACAAGGACATACCAGGAACAGGCCGATATTCTGGGAAATCGCAAATCTGTACGGGCCGTAGCCAATGCCAACGGCCTGAATAAAATATCCATTATCATACCCTGCCACCGCGTAATCGGGAGTAACGGGCATTTAACAGGCTATGGAGGAGGAATCTGGAGGAAACAAAAGCTGCTGGAACTGGAAAAGGCTATTTTATTTTAG
- a CDS encoding cation:proton antiporter gives MNTLLVSIAILCLTTTGLIFLLKKLRQPYLIAYIIAGILLGPYVLQVFTETHQIEVIGEIGILLLMFFLGMEINIPNHHSLIVRPLIAQGCKIILSFAFAFLAGYFLHLDVRSMVLMAFLFIFNSTAVVSEFLKKDRMLNTSFGMMILNILIIQDLLLAPVLTVLKVWKGEHFSLLTMVLPVILCLLIFFLFRKIRNTQEIKIPKIFRGIEYDHDLQVFTGLLICLGFGILAEAIGLSGALGSFLAGVLVGRIKLFSWLEHSLTPFKVFFITVFFVSVGLRLDLAYLYEHYSLVITGTLVVLISNSVMSALVFKFLQFDRKSSWYGGALLAQTGEFGILALSVAYKAGIIPYDLFKAGLCITCLSLLLSTIWITVFKRIADRKIVE, from the coding sequence ATGAATACATTACTGGTATCCATAGCCATTCTGTGCCTGACCACAACAGGATTGATTTTCCTGCTGAAAAAGCTCAGGCAGCCTTACCTTATTGCATACATTATTGCAGGAATCCTTCTGGGACCGTATGTTTTACAAGTATTTACGGAAACGCATCAGATTGAAGTGATTGGTGAGATCGGTATCCTCCTCCTGATGTTTTTCCTGGGAATGGAAATCAACATCCCGAATCACCACAGCCTGATTGTACGGCCGCTGATTGCCCAGGGATGTAAGATCATTCTCAGTTTTGCCTTTGCTTTTCTTGCGGGCTATTTCCTGCATCTGGATGTCAGGAGCATGGTGCTGATGGCGTTCCTGTTCATTTTCAACAGTACGGCGGTGGTGAGTGAATTCCTTAAAAAAGACAGGATGCTCAATACTTCTTTCGGGATGATGATCCTGAACATCCTGATCATTCAGGATCTGCTTCTGGCTCCCGTCCTTACGGTTCTTAAAGTATGGAAAGGGGAACATTTCAGCCTGCTCACCATGGTTCTCCCGGTGATCCTTTGTCTCCTGATCTTTTTCCTGTTCCGGAAAATACGGAATACCCAGGAAATTAAAATACCGAAGATTTTCAGGGGAATAGAATACGACCACGACCTGCAGGTATTTACCGGTTTGCTGATCTGCCTCGGCTTTGGGATCCTGGCTGAAGCCATTGGCCTGAGCGGGGCTTTGGGAAGTTTCCTGGCAGGTGTCCTGGTGGGAAGGATCAAATTATTCAGCTGGCTGGAACATTCTCTTACGCCTTTTAAGGTATTTTTCATCACGGTTTTTTTCGTTTCCGTCGGTCTGAGGCTTGACCTGGCTTACCTGTACGAGCATTACAGTCTGGTGATTACAGGAACCCTTGTAGTGCTGATCAGCAACAGTGTGATGTCTGCATTAGTGTTCAAGTTTTTACAATTCGACCGGAAGAGCAGCTGGTACGGCGGCGCATTGTTGGCCCAGACCGGGGAATTCGGGATCCTGGCGTTGTCTGTGGCTTACAAGGCCGGTATTATTCCTTATGACCTTTTCAAAGCCGGGCTTTGCATTACCTGCCTCAGCCTGCTGCTTTCCACCATCTGGATTACGGTTTTCAAAAGAATTGCGGACAGGAAGATTGTTGAGTAA
- a CDS encoding helix-turn-helix domain-containing protein: MQKEKLRSVRKRKGITQQQIADAIATDVSNYSRKESGDVSIRKEEWEKIARFLEVPVEDIYEEEEARQVNHFENNTHSNNIGNVSGNYYCNVPEFLLESQRDLIELLKKENQRLQEEIEALKNR, translated from the coding sequence ATGCAAAAAGAAAAGCTACGCAGCGTAAGAAAGAGAAAAGGCATCACCCAGCAGCAGATCGCTGACGCCATTGCCACAGACGTTTCCAACTACAGCCGGAAAGAAAGCGGAGACGTATCCATCAGAAAAGAAGAATGGGAAAAAATCGCCCGTTTCCTGGAGGTTCCCGTAGAAGACATCTATGAAGAAGAGGAAGCCCGACAGGTGAATCATTTTGAAAATAATACGCACAGCAATAATATTGGAAATGTAAGCGGCAACTACTACTGCAACGTCCCGGAATTTCTGCTGGAAAGCCAGCGTGACCTGATAGAGCTGCTGAAAAAAGAAAACCAAAGGCTGCAGGAAGAAATAGAAGCGCTTAAAAATAGGTAA
- a CDS encoding urocanate hydratase yields MTFQEQIRQGIPAELPQPKPYDTSINHAPKRKGILGEEEKKLALKNALRYFDPVFHAELLPEFRAELEQYGRIYMYRFRPDYEMKARPVSEYPGKSGQAKAIMLMIQNNLDYAVAQHPHELITYGGNGAVFSNWAQYLLTMKYLSEMSDEQTLVMYSGHPMGLFPSHKDAPRVVVTNGMVIPNYSKPDDWEKFNALGVSQYGQMTAGSYMYIGPQGIVHGTTITVLNAFRKIKKEPKGGLFVTSGLGGMSGAQPKAGTIAGCVTVCAEVNPKITKIRHDQKWVNEIYDNLDELTQRVRKAQQQKETVSLAYLGNIVEVWEKFDQEDLRIDIGSDQTSLHNPWAGGYYPAGQSFEESNAMMAENPELFKEKVQESLRRHAETINKHTAKGTYFFDYGNAFLLEASRAGADVMAEHPSLGREFRYPSYVQDIMGPMCFDYGFGPFRWVCASGKPEDLQKTDEIACRVLEEIQQHSPEEIQQQMKDNIQWIKGAQENNLVVGSQARILYADAEGRMKIAEAFNNAIRNGEIGPVVLGRDHHDVSGTDSPYRETSNIYDGSRFTADMAIHNVIGDSFRGATWVSIHNGGGVGWGEVINGGFGMLLDGSDDADRRLKSMLFWDVNNGISRRSWARNEGAIFAIKRAMEAEPNLKVTLPNFVDENLLS; encoded by the coding sequence ATCACATTCCAGGAACAGATCCGGCAGGGCATACCGGCAGAACTGCCCCAGCCGAAACCATATGATACCTCCATCAACCATGCCCCGAAACGGAAAGGAATTTTAGGTGAAGAGGAGAAAAAACTGGCTTTAAAAAATGCCTTAAGATATTTTGATCCTGTATTCCATGCTGAGCTGCTGCCTGAATTCAGGGCGGAGCTGGAACAGTACGGCAGGATTTATATGTACCGCTTCCGTCCGGACTATGAGATGAAGGCAAGGCCGGTTTCAGAATATCCGGGAAAATCCGGGCAGGCGAAAGCGATCATGCTGATGATCCAGAACAACCTGGATTATGCCGTTGCGCAGCACCCACATGAGCTGATTACCTATGGAGGAAACGGAGCCGTATTTTCCAACTGGGCCCAATACCTCCTGACGATGAAGTACCTTTCGGAAATGAGCGATGAACAGACGCTTGTGATGTATTCAGGCCATCCGATGGGACTGTTCCCATCCCATAAAGATGCACCAAGAGTGGTGGTGACCAACGGAATGGTGATCCCGAATTATTCAAAGCCTGACGACTGGGAGAAATTCAATGCCTTAGGCGTATCGCAGTATGGGCAGATGACCGCAGGAAGCTATATGTACATCGGCCCGCAGGGCATTGTTCACGGGACGACGATTACCGTGCTGAATGCCTTCAGGAAAATTAAAAAAGAACCTAAAGGCGGACTGTTTGTAACGTCAGGATTAGGCGGAATGAGCGGTGCACAGCCTAAAGCGGGAACCATTGCCGGATGTGTGACGGTGTGTGCGGAAGTCAATCCTAAAATCACTAAAATCCGTCATGACCAGAAATGGGTCAATGAAATCTATGATAACCTGGACGAATTGACACAAAGAGTCAGAAAAGCACAGCAGCAGAAAGAAACTGTTTCCCTGGCGTATTTAGGGAATATTGTTGAGGTGTGGGAAAAATTCGACCAGGAAGATTTACGCATCGATATCGGTTCAGACCAGACCTCGCTTCATAACCCTTGGGCAGGCGGATATTATCCTGCGGGCCAGAGTTTTGAAGAATCCAATGCAATGATGGCTGAAAATCCAGAGCTGTTTAAGGAAAAAGTTCAGGAAAGCCTGAGAAGGCATGCCGAAACTATTAATAAACACACGGCAAAAGGAACCTACTTTTTCGATTATGGGAATGCCTTCCTGCTGGAAGCATCTAGGGCAGGGGCAGATGTTATGGCAGAGCATCCTTCGCTTGGCCGGGAATTCAGGTATCCGAGTTATGTACAGGACATTATGGGGCCGATGTGCTTCGATTATGGTTTCGGGCCGTTCCGTTGGGTATGTGCAAGCGGAAAGCCGGAAGACTTGCAGAAAACCGATGAAATCGCCTGCCGTGTGCTGGAAGAAATTCAGCAGCATTCTCCTGAAGAGATCCAGCAGCAGATGAAAGACAACATCCAGTGGATCAAAGGGGCGCAGGAAAACAACCTCGTTGTAGGTTCCCAGGCGAGAATCCTGTATGCCGATGCGGAAGGAAGGATGAAAATTGCGGAAGCATTCAATAATGCGATCAGAAACGGGGAAATCGGACCGGTAGTTTTAGGGCGTGACCATCATGATGTTTCCGGAACGGATTCTCCTTACAGGGAAACCTCCAATATTTATGATGGGTCAAGGTTTACCGCCGATATGGCGATCCATAATGTAATCGGCGACAGTTTCCGTGGTGCCACCTGGGTGTCCATCCATAATGGCGGCGGTGTAGGCTGGGGCGAAGTGATCAACGGAGGTTTCGGGATGCTGCTGGACGGCAGCGATGATGCGGACCGCAGACTGAAATCCATGCTGTTCTGGGATGTCAACAACGGAATTTCCAGAAGGAGCTGGGCCAGGAATGAAGGCGCCATATTCGCGATTAAAAGAGCTATGGAAGCTGAGCCCAACTTAAAAGTGACGCTTCCGAATTTCGTGGATGAAAACCTCCTGTCATAA
- a CDS encoding DUF2130 domain-containing protein, with product MNDIKCPHCQKVFKVDEAGFADILKQVRDHQFEEELHARLALAEKEKENAVKLAEAHLKNTIQAELADKDQEILRLRADNDKILTEKLAEKDQLLTDLKSKLDNAETEKKLSVSEAVKSIEKEKDEKEKEIIQLKADIERNLTEQLSHRDLMISELKLKLDNAETEKKLSVTEAVQKIEKERDDFASKVTLTKTEMELLEKSLNEKYLAELKAKEDIIRHKDEEIAFRKDMKLRLSTKMLGETLEQHCEVEFNKLRSIAFQNAYFEKDNDARSGSKGDYIYRETDDAGNEVISIMFEMKNEGDETATKKKNEDFFRELDKDRNDKRCEYAVLVTLLEADNELYNAGIVDVSHKYPKMYVVRPQFFIPMITLLRNAALNSMKVKAELAMIKNQNIDITNFEENINAFKEGFARNYELASRKFKTAIEEIDKTITHLQKTKDALLSSENNLRLANNKADDLTIKKLTKGNPTMASKFEELKNGSNTEEM from the coding sequence ATGAACGATATTAAATGTCCCCACTGTCAGAAAGTTTTCAAAGTAGATGAAGCCGGTTTCGCGGACATCCTGAAACAGGTAAGGGACCATCAGTTTGAAGAAGAGCTGCACGCCAGGCTCGCCCTTGCTGAAAAGGAAAAAGAAAATGCGGTAAAGCTTGCGGAAGCCCATCTTAAAAATACCATCCAGGCTGAACTGGCCGATAAAGATCAGGAAATCCTCCGTCTTAGAGCAGACAATGATAAAATCCTGACTGAGAAACTGGCTGAAAAAGACCAACTGCTTACCGATTTAAAATCGAAACTTGACAACGCGGAAACTGAAAAAAAGTTATCGGTTTCTGAAGCTGTTAAAAGCATAGAAAAAGAAAAAGACGAGAAAGAGAAGGAAATCATCCAGCTGAAAGCCGATATAGAACGGAATCTGACAGAGCAGTTGTCTCACAGGGACCTCATGATCTCGGAGCTGAAACTCAAGCTGGATAATGCCGAAACAGAAAAAAAACTTTCCGTTACCGAAGCGGTCCAGAAAATAGAAAAGGAAAGGGATGATTTTGCCAGTAAGGTCACGCTTACCAAAACCGAAATGGAATTGCTGGAAAAGTCCCTGAACGAAAAATACCTGGCCGAACTGAAAGCAAAAGAAGACATCATCCGCCATAAAGATGAAGAAATTGCCTTCCGCAAGGATATGAAGCTCAGGTTATCCACAAAGATGCTGGGAGAAACCCTGGAGCAGCATTGCGAAGTGGAGTTCAACAAGCTCAGATCTATTGCGTTCCAGAATGCCTATTTCGAAAAAGACAATGACGCCAGATCGGGAAGTAAAGGCGACTACATTTACAGGGAAACCGATGATGCCGGCAATGAAGTGATTTCAATTATGTTTGAAATGAAAAATGAAGGCGACGAAACCGCGACCAAGAAAAAGAACGAAGACTTTTTCAGGGAACTGGACAAAGACAGGAATGACAAAAGGTGTGAATATGCCGTTCTCGTAACCCTTCTGGAAGCAGATAACGAGCTGTACAATGCAGGGATAGTGGACGTATCGCATAAATACCCCAAGATGTATGTCGTACGGCCCCAGTTTTTTATCCCAATGATTACTTTACTGAGGAATGCGGCCCTCAATTCAATGAAGGTAAAAGCCGAGCTGGCCATGATTAAAAACCAGAATATTGACATTACCAATTTCGAGGAAAACATCAATGCCTTTAAAGAAGGTTTTGCCCGGAACTATGAGCTGGCCAGCAGGAAATTTAAAACGGCCATTGAAGAAATCGACAAAACCATTACGCACCTCCAGAAAACCAAGGATGCCCTGCTTTCTTCAGAAAACAATCTACGGCTGGCCAATAACAAAGCAGATGATCTAACCATCAAAAAGCTGACGAAAGGCAACCCGACCATGGCCTCAAAATTTGAAGAGCTGAAAAACGGCTCCAATACAGAAGAGATGTGA
- a CDS encoding cytochrome-c peroxidase, with translation MKTSCHKQDCTAVNSKLKPAGLLLLFVLMAFYSLQDIPLIYPSYFPVSAYDFKSRPLKRAVIQLGRKLFYDPVLSRSNTISCSSCHQQEHAFSDAGNRLSKGVEDGIGDRNSPAIFNLAWQKTFMWDGSVGNIDVQALAPINHPKEMGEDINAVVRKLNASKAYRTLFYRSFGDSLATAERAMKALSQFQLTIVSANSRYDRVKQGKATFTGKEIKGYELFRKNCNSCHTEPLFSGYGFANNGLPVNPDLKDYGKWNKTMEPQDRLMFKIPSLRNLAYTYPYMHNGRFGTLHEVLDHYEKGIVKSPGLAKELQQPIVFNAEEKEALLTFLATLNDSTLVSDSSFRKPE, from the coding sequence ATGAAAACCTCCTGTCATAAACAGGATTGTACTGCCGTGAATTCAAAACTGAAACCTGCGGGATTGCTGCTGCTGTTTGTGCTGATGGCTTTTTACAGCCTTCAGGATATTCCGCTCATTTATCCTTCCTATTTCCCTGTTTCGGCATATGATTTCAAATCCCGTCCGTTAAAACGTGCGGTCATACAGCTGGGCAGGAAACTGTTTTACGATCCTGTGCTGTCGCGGAGCAATACCATTTCCTGCTCTTCCTGCCATCAGCAGGAACATGCTTTCTCCGATGCCGGCAACCGCCTGAGCAAAGGTGTTGAGGATGGAATAGGAGACCGTAATTCACCGGCGATTTTTAATTTGGCCTGGCAAAAGACATTCATGTGGGACGGTTCGGTAGGAAATATCGACGTGCAGGCTTTGGCGCCTATTAACCATCCCAAAGAAATGGGGGAGGACATCAATGCAGTGGTCCGCAAGCTGAATGCCTCCAAAGCGTACAGGACACTGTTCTACAGGAGTTTCGGAGATAGCTTGGCTACTGCGGAACGCGCGATGAAAGCCCTTTCTCAGTTCCAGCTCACCATTGTGTCTGCTAATTCCAGATATGACCGCGTAAAGCAGGGAAAGGCAACATTCACAGGAAAAGAAATAAAGGGGTATGAACTGTTCCGCAAGAACTGCAACTCCTGCCATACCGAACCGCTGTTTTCAGGGTATGGTTTTGCCAATAACGGACTTCCGGTAAATCCGGACCTTAAAGATTACGGCAAATGGAACAAAACCATGGAACCGCAGGACCGGCTGATGTTCAAGATTCCCAGCCTGAGAAACCTGGCGTATACCTATCCGTATATGCATAACGGCCGATTCGGGACATTGCATGAGGTTCTGGATCATTATGAAAAAGGAATCGTAAAAAGCCCTGGGTTAGCGAAGGAGCTTCAGCAGCCGATTGTATTCAACGCAGAAGAAAAAGAAGCCCTGCTGACTTTTCTGGCCACACTGAATGATTCCACTCTGGTTTCAGACAGCAGTTTCCGGAAGCCTGAATAG
- a CDS encoding isocitrate lyase/PEP mutase family protein encodes MISFKQLHYGEEPLLLGNVWNVESAKVYEKLGYKALATSSSAVALSLGYEDGEQMTFEEYFYIIKRIRASVSIPLSVDLESGYGSENDTVVSNIMKLIEAGVSGINIEDTKVIDGTRRLTDRNVLYEKLNDIFIRLGEDRHRVFINIRTDPFLLNIENALEETLARIPLFEELKADGIFVPGITSENDIRTVTASTSLPVNVMSMADLPDFDQLKELGVKRITSGAFMYKHIYREMEKAGQAITDEKNFSKLFM; translated from the coding sequence ATGATCAGCTTTAAACAGTTACATTATGGTGAAGAACCATTACTTTTGGGTAATGTATGGAATGTAGAAAGTGCAAAAGTATACGAAAAATTAGGATATAAGGCATTGGCAACATCAAGTTCGGCAGTGGCGCTTAGTTTGGGATATGAGGATGGAGAGCAAATGACCTTTGAAGAATATTTTTATATCATTAAGAGGATCAGGGCTTCTGTATCAATTCCTCTGTCGGTAGATCTGGAATCCGGATACGGATCTGAAAATGATACTGTGGTTTCCAATATCATGAAACTTATAGAAGCAGGAGTATCAGGAATTAATATTGAAGATACAAAGGTTATTGATGGAACACGAAGGCTAACAGACAGAAATGTTTTGTACGAAAAACTGAACGATATTTTTATCAGACTGGGAGAAGACAGGCATCGGGTGTTTATCAATATTCGTACAGACCCTTTTTTACTGAATATTGAAAACGCGTTGGAAGAAACTTTAGCAAGGATACCATTGTTTGAAGAACTTAAAGCGGATGGCATTTTTGTTCCGGGAATAACTTCTGAAAATGACATCCGAACGGTTACTGCATCTACTTCTCTTCCTGTGAATGTAATGAGTATGGCCGATCTGCCGGATTTTGATCAGCTTAAAGAACTAGGAGTGAAAAGGATTACTTCTGGTGCTTTTATGTACAAGCATATTTATAGAGAGATGGAAAAAGCGGGTCAGGCCATTACAGATGAGAAAAACTTTTCAAAACTTTTTATGTAA
- a CDS encoding EcsC family protein, with protein MNLSENHLEELRQAMEILENPGIVAKITNAIGQPLEKALEFLPKNVHEKIGTITEAALIKAADTAIFTMKDTLNARPSNWWHKFGVAASGAVGGFFGLPALAIELPVSTTIMLRSVIDIARSEGESIADPDVKLACLEVFALGGKSESDDASESGYFAARIALAQTMAEAARQFTTKTVADEGASVIVKLISKVAARFSVQVSEKVTAQAVPAIGAAGGAIVNTLFIDHFQAMAKGHFTVRRLENIYGKETVRMTYEEMLRK; from the coding sequence ATGAACCTATCTGAAAATCACCTTGAAGAATTGCGCCAGGCCATGGAAATCCTGGAAAACCCGGGCATTGTGGCCAAAATTACCAACGCGATCGGTCAGCCTCTGGAAAAAGCACTGGAATTCCTTCCTAAAAATGTACATGAAAAAATCGGGACCATTACGGAAGCGGCATTAATCAAAGCGGCAGATACAGCGATCTTTACGATGAAAGACACACTGAACGCCCGGCCTTCCAACTGGTGGCATAAATTCGGGGTTGCGGCATCCGGGGCTGTCGGCGGCTTCTTCGGGTTGCCTGCGCTTGCGATTGAGCTTCCGGTATCTACCACCATTATGCTGCGCTCCGTTATCGATATAGCACGAAGTGAAGGGGAATCCATAGCCGATCCGGATGTGAAGCTGGCCTGTCTCGAAGTGTTTGCACTGGGCGGAAAGAGCGAATCTGATGACGCGAGCGAAAGCGGATATTTCGCGGCCAGAATTGCTTTGGCGCAAACCATGGCAGAAGCAGCCCGGCAGTTTACCACCAAAACCGTAGCGGATGAAGGCGCATCGGTCATCGTTAAGTTAATTTCAAAAGTAGCCGCACGATTCAGCGTACAGGTTTCTGAAAAAGTAACAGCACAGGCTGTTCCGGCTATCGGAGCTGCGGGAGGTGCGATCGTTAATACCCTGTTTATCGATCATTTCCAGGCGATGGCAAAAGGGCACTTTACCGTCAGGAGGCTGGAAAATATCTATGGTAAAGAAACGGTCAGAATGACGTATGAAGAAATGCTGAGGAAGTAG
- a CDS encoding Hsp20/alpha crystallin family protein, translated as MSIVKRNNGSMLPAAPRTLFDDFFGRELFNWGNNNFSSTMTTVPSVNIRENTDNFEVEVAAPGMDKKDFQITLEGNLLTISSSRKNESEENKDQYTRREFSYQSFRRTFELAKDVVDEEHIEARYDNGVLKLTIPKTEKAKKQAPRLIEIQ; from the coding sequence ATGTCAATCGTAAAAAGAAACAACGGCAGCATGCTCCCTGCCGCTCCGCGTACCCTGTTCGATGACTTTTTCGGACGTGAACTTTTTAACTGGGGCAACAACAATTTCTCTTCTACCATGACCACCGTTCCGTCGGTGAACATCAGGGAAAACACAGACAACTTCGAGGTGGAAGTGGCCGCTCCGGGAATGGATAAAAAAGATTTCCAGATTACCCTGGAAGGCAACCTGCTGACCATTTCATCGTCCAGAAAAAATGAGTCGGAAGAAAACAAGGACCAGTACACCAGAAGAGAATTCAGCTACCAGTCTTTCAGAAGGACCTTTGAGCTTGCCAAAGATGTGGTGGATGAAGAGCATATCGAAGCCAGATATGATAATGGTGTCCTGAAGCTCACCATCCCGAAAACGGAAAAAGCTAAGAAGCAGGCGCCGAGACTGATTGAAATTCAGTAA
- a CDS encoding GIY-YIG nuclease family protein has product MQTSFVYILLCSDNTYYTGVTENVYKRFDEHQDGKYFGSYTSTRRPVQLVYYCAFTDISQAIVFEKKIKKWSQAKKTALIEGRFEDLPNLAKKSFKR; this is encoded by the coding sequence ATGCAAACTTCCTTTGTTTATATACTGCTCTGTTCAGATAATACCTATTATACAGGCGTTACAGAAAATGTTTATAAACGGTTTGATGAGCACCAGGACGGAAAATACTTCGGCTCTTATACCTCTACAAGAAGGCCTGTACAACTGGTCTACTATTGTGCTTTTACCGATATCAGTCAGGCCATTGTATTTGAAAAGAAAATTAAGAAATGGTCACAGGCTAAAAAGACTGCGCTTATAGAAGGGCGGTTTGAAGATTTACCGAATCTGGCGAAAAAAAGTTTTAAAAGATAA